In the genome of Caulobacter flavus, the window CCGGTCACCGCCACCGGGCCGGGAGCGCCGGCGCGGGGGGCCAGGTCGGCGGCCTCGAGCGCGCGGGCCAGGCGCTTGGACAGCCACAGCGAGTCGAGGCGCGGGGCCAGGAGGCCGGCCATGGTCCCGTGGGCCAGGATGCCCAGCACGCCGGCGGTGACCAGGGCCTTGGCGGCCTGCCTGCGCAGGATCAGCCAGCCGCCGGCGACGGCGGCGGCCACGAACAGCAGGGCCGAAAGGATCGCCAGCGGCAGGGCCGAGGGCGCGGCGTAGGTCTTCCAGGCGACGATGCAGACGGCGGCGAAGGCCACGCCCGCCAGCGCCAGCAGGGCCGTGCCGACGATGCGCGAAATGAGGCCCAGAGGCGCGCGCAGGGCCGCCGCCATCAGCATGGCCAAGGCCCCGAACGAGGGCAGGGTGTAGTGGGCCAGCTTGGTCGGCAGGATCTCGAACATCAGCCAGGTCGGGATCAGCCAGCACAGGGCGAAGCGCACGCCCGGCTCCTTGCGGCCGGTCCAGCCCAGCACCAGGGCCGCGGGCAGCAGCAGGGTGACGGGGAACAGCAGCAGCGGCGAGAGCAGGGCGTAGTAGCCGAACGGGCCGCTGTGGCTCTCGTGGCCGCCGGCCAGCTTGGGGGCCAGGTCCCCGCCCACCGCCGCGCCCCAGAAGGCGCCGTCGGTGGCGATGGTGATCATGGTCGCCCAGGGCAGGACGATGGCGGCGAACAGGATCACGCCCCAGCTCCAGCCCAGCTGCTTGAGCCAGCCTATCCTGCGGTCCCAGGCCCACAGGGCCTGGATCGCCAGGATCGCGACCAAGAGGCCGACCGGGCCCTTGATCAGGGCGGCCATGGCCATGCCGATCCAGAAGGCGAGCTTGGGTCCCTTGCCGGCCTTCTCGCCCGCCAGGCCCGCCGCGTAGATCCGCGCCAGGCCCGCCATGGCCAGGGTGGTGAAGCCGCACAGGGCCGCGTCGGTCTTGGCGATGAAGGCCTCGGTCGACAGCAGGAAGGTCGCGCCCAGGATAGCGCCCGACAGCAGGCTCTCGCGCGGGCCGAAGAAGGCCGCCGCGCCCCAGGCGCAGGCCGCGGCCGCCAGCATGGCCCCCAGCAGCGAGGGGATGCGGTAGGCCCAGATGCCCCGGTCTTCCGGCGCGGAGACGGCCTCGACCGCCACCGCCTGCAGCCAGTGGATGCCGACCGGCTTCTTGTTGCGCGGCTGGTCCTGAAGCTTGATGTTCACGTAGTCGCCCGTCTCCAGCATCTGGGCGGTGGCCTGGGCGAAGCGCGACTCGTCGCGGTCGAGCGGCGGCATGGCGAACAGGCCGGGCAGGCCGGCGATCAGCGCCACGAGGGCGGCGAAGACCGGCGCGCGCCAGCCGCGCGACCAGTCGTCGAGACGGGATTCGAGACTCGGGCTTTGGCTGGGGGCAGGGCTGGCGGTCGGGCTCATGCGTGCTGGAATAGCACGATCCTTTCACGGCGCGAGTTTTGCGGTAAAAGCGGCCATGACGTCTTCCAATCCCGCCGCGATCCCCGATTTCTCCGTCGTCGTGCCCGTATTCGACGAAGGCGGGGCCGCGCCGGCCCTGGCGCGCGAGATCGCCGCCGCCTTCGCCGGCGAGTCCTACGAGATGATCTTCGTGGACGACGCCAGCCGCGACGACACCAAGGCCCTGCTGACGCAGCTGAAGGCCGAGATCCCGCAGCTGCGCGTGCTGGGCCACCGCAAGAACTCGGGCCAGAGCCGCTCGATCCGCAGCGGCATCCTGGCCGCCCGCGCGCCGATCGTGGTGACCATGGACGGCGACGGCCAGAACGACCCGGCCGACGCGCCGCGCCTGGCCAAGGCCTTGCAAGCGGGTCCCGCCGAGCTGGCCCTGGTCGGCGGCGAGCGGGTCAAGCGCCAGGACAGCAACGCCAAGCGCTTCGCCAGCAAGTTCGGCAACGGGGTGCGCAAGAGACTCCTGAAGGACACCGCCAACGACACCGGCTGCGGCCTGAAGGCCTTCCGCCGCGAGGCCTTCCTGCGGCTGCCCTACTTCGATCACATCCACCGCTACATCCCCGCGCTGATGCTGCGCGAGGGCTATGAGATCGCCTTCCAGCCGGTGAACCACCGTCACCGCGAGACCGGGGTGTCGAAGTACACCAACTTCGGCCGCCTGAAGGCCTCGGTCAGCGACCTGTTTGGCGTGATGTGGCTGCAGTCGCGCGCCCGCAACCCGCAGGGCGTCGACGAGGCGTAGGGGTCGCCACCCTCTCTCGCACCCCGATCTGCTTTCCTGGGCCTTGCGCCCAGGATCCATGGTTCAGCCTGCTCAGACGTTTCGCGCTTGATCGAGGTCTGAGCGGTCGCCGGCATGAGCCCTCGCCATAGGGGCGAGGGAAGCAAAACAGAGAAGCGAAGAGGGCCATCGTCCGCTCGCCCGTGGGGCGGCCCCCGCTTCACCCGCTGCGCAAAACCGGTTAACCCTGGAAGCCGACTTCGGGGGAATTCACCGCAATGTTCGCCGCCTTTCCGCTGCTGGCCCTGCCGGTGCTGATCTACAACCTGCTGGCCCTGACGGTCGGCGGCGGGTTCTCGTCGGACGCGGCGAGCTATCGGTTCGGCGAGCAGCTGTTTCGTATCCACATGGCCTCGCGCGTCGACTGGATCGTCAGCTGGGGCGACCTGCTGCTCGGCGCCTCGCTGATCGTGCTGTTCGTCGAGCTGCTGAAGTCGACGACCAGCCGCAAGGTGGCGATCGTCAACCACTCGCTGTCGATGGTGCTGTTCATCGTCTGCCTAGTGGAGCTCCTGCTTCTTCCGGCCTTCGCGACCTCGGTGTTCTTCCTGATCACCCTGATGGTGCTGCTGGATGTGCTGGCCGGCTTCATCGTCACCATCGTCGCCGCCCGCCGCGATGTCGATTTCGGCGAGATGCGCTAAGGGCGAGACAAGCCGAGAGCTTTCTTCAAGCCGTCAGGCTTGGTCCCGCGTTAGCCTTCCGATGCAGGAGGCCCGATGGACGACCAGCCGCCAGAAGACAGCAAGCTGACCCGCAGCAAGGAAGCCTGGGCGCGCTCGGGCAAGTTCCTGACCGGCCAGACGAGCCGCCCGGAGAGCGAACGCCTGCCGCCCGGCCAGCACCTGACCCGCGACTGGCCGGTGCTGGATCTGGGCCTCAAGCCCGACGTGACCCTTGAGGACTGGCGCCTGCGCATCGACGGCCTGGTGTCGCGGCCGGCGACCTGGAGCTTCCAGGCGCTGCTGGCCCAGCCGCAGAGCCAGCCCGTCTCGGACATCCACTGCGTCACCACCTGGTCGCGCTACGACAACCACTGGGACGGCGTGCTGACCCGCGACCTGGTGCTGGCCGTGGCCCCGAAGGACGAGGCGCGGTTCGTGGTGCTGCACAGCTACGACGGCTACACCACCAACCTTTCCCTCGACGACTTCGCCCACGAAGGCGCGCTGCTGGCCCACGGCTGGGAAGGAGCGCCGATCGCGCCCGAGCACGGCGGCCCGGTGCGGCTGGTCGTGCCGCACCTGTATTTCTGGAAGAGCGCCAAGTGGCTGAGGCGGATCGAGTTCGTCGCCGCCGACCGGCCGGGCTTCTGGGAGGAGCGCGGCTATCACAACCGCGGCGATCCGTGGGCCGAGGAACGCTATTCGTGAGCGCGGCCGATTTCGACAAGCGCCGGCGGATGCGACTGCCTATCTATCGGTAACAGACCCTCTTACGGACGCCGTGTCATGACCGCCTCCAATCTCTGGCTCGCCGCCGGCCTGCGCTCGCCCTTCGCCAAGGTCGACGGGGCGCTGGCCGCCCACGACGCCATCGACCTCTCCGTGCCGGTGGTGAAGGCCATGCTCGACAAGGGCGCGCGGCCCGACTTCGCGGTCTGGGGCACGGTGATCCCCAACCTGACCTGGAGCAACATCGCCCGCGAGGTGCTCCTGGACGCCGGGGCCGACCCGACCATCCCGGCCTTCTCGACGGTCATGGCCTGCTCGACCAGCATGGCGGGCGTGCTGGAGGCCGCCGGCATGATCGACGGGCGCGGGCGCGACCTCGCCCTCGTCGGCGGCGTCGAGGCCATGAGCCGGGTGCAGATCGGGCTGTCGGTGCGGCTGTCGGACTGGATCCGCCGCTTCCAGCAGGCCCGCGACCTGAAGCAGCGCCTGGCGGTGCTGTCGGCGTTCAAGGCCGCCGACGCCAGGCTGTTCGTGCCCAAGGTGGCCAACCGCACTACGGGCCTTTCCATGGGCGAGCACACCGAGATCACGGCCAAGGAGTGGGGCCTGGCCCGCACCGACCAGGACGCCATCGCCTTTTCCAGCCACCAGAACGCCGTGCGCGCCTGGGAGAACGGCTTCTTCGACGACCTGGTGATCCCGGTCGGCGAGGCGCGCCGCGACACCATTCCGCGCAAGGACAGCACGCTGGAGAAGCTGGCCAAGCTCAAGCCGGCCTTCGACAAGACCAGCGGCCAGGGCACGCTGACGGCCGGCAACTCCTCGCCCCTCACCGACGGCGCGGCCAGCGTCTGGGTGGCGTCGGAGGCGGGACTGGCGCGCCTGCCGGAACGGACGCCGCGGGTGAAGATCCTCGACTACGAGGTCACGGCCATCGACCTGCGCAGCGAGGGGCTGCTGATGGCCCCGGCCTACGGCGTGCCGCGCATGCTGGCCCGCAACGGCCTGACGCTTTCCGACATCGGCCTGTGGGAGATCCACGAGGCCTTCGCGGCCCAGGTGCTGTCTCATATCGCCGCCTGGGAGAGCAAAAAGTTCCTGGCCGACAGGGCCGGCGTCACCGCCGACCTGGGCGCCTTCCCGCGCGAGCGGATGAACCCCACGGGCGGCAGCCTGGCGCTGGGTCACCCGTTCGGCGCCACCGGCGCGCGGATTCTTAGCCAGGCGACCAAGGAACTGGCCGCGCGGGGCAAGGGCGAGAAGGCGATCGTCAGCATCTGCGCCGATGGCGGCCAGGGCACGATGATGCTGCTCGAGGCGGCGTAGGGTGCGAGAAGCGGCGGATTTCCCAGCCTTCCTCGATTGCCTTCCTGGGCCTTGTGCCCAGGATCCATCGTTCAGCCTGCTCAGACCCATGACGCACTAGCGAGGTTTGAGCGGTCGCCGGCCTGGGCCCTCGCCACAGGGGCGAGGGAAGCGAAGAATTTTGGGGAATAGTCTTTGCGCGGACGCGCTGCGTCACCCTGAAAGGCGGCCGTGAAATCCAACCATGTCTTGGGATACCCGGACGTAGAACCGGCCCGAGGACTAGGGGCAACCTCGGGCCGGCGGTACGCATGTCGCGTTGTGGGGGGTGGACGCGACACGGTTAAATTGGACCCGCTGGTCCCGCCGTTCAAGCGAATGGATGTCGCTCGGCGCTTTTGTCGCAGGGAAGCGTTGTCAGGAAAACGGTGTCAGGTCAGGACCGAGAAGATCAGGGTGACGACGGCCACGTCGAGCGCTCGGATCAGGATGGACAGCATAGGTCGGGACGCTTTCCGAAAAGATTCGGGTCTCGACCTAGCAAGACTGGCGCCAAGTCGGGGCGGGGCGCTAGAAAACCCGCATGGCGCTGTTCTTCGATCACCACTGGTATGACGCGCGGCTGGCCGAGCGGGGGCTGGACCGCGCGACCCTGGCCGCGGCGGCGGGCCTGAGCGCGGCGGACCTGGACCTGGTCTTCAAGGACCAGCGCGAGATCGGGCCGGCCGAACTGGCGGTTTTTGCCGAGATGACGGGCGTCTCGCGCGACGAGGCCGCGCATCGGGCCGGCGTGGGCGCGCACGCCGCGCCGGTCGATCCGGCCGCCGAGCGGACGGCGCGATTGGAGGCGAGGGTGGCGGCCCTGGAGGCGCAGGTCGCCGGCCTGGCAGCCGCCGAAGCGGCTAGATCTCGGTCTTCTTGATCAGGCCCGCCTTGGGACGGCGGTCGGCCGGGCCGGAATATTCCGTGCCGAGATAGGTCGAACGCGCCGCGTCGAGCACTTCCTGCCCACCGCGCAGGCCGCGCTTCTGGCCGGGCTGGCCCATGACCTGGGCGGCGAAGGCGGCGAACGGGCCGCGCGGGCGCGGCTGCGGCGGCGGATCGGCCGGCGTCTCCTCTTCGTCGCGGACGAACACGACCTCTTCGCCGTCCGCCTCGTGGCGGTCGGAGTCCTTGGGCGCGGCCAGCGCCCGGCGCGCTGTGGCTGCGCGTCGGATGGAGTCGATGGGACCGGTCATGGTCGGCATGCTAGCGGCGCCTCCGTTAAGAACGAATGCGCCGTCATGGTTGACGGAGGTTAGGACTTGGTCGCCAGCTTGGCGATCTGTTCCTGCATGGCTTCGAGCTGGCGCTTGAGGTCGGCCAGGCTGTCCTCGCTGGGCGCGGCCGGGGCCGGCGCGGGGGGCGGAGGCGCGGCCGGCGTCTCGGACGCGGCGTCTTCGGGACGGCTGTAGGCGAAGGGCGAGAACATCTTCATGGCCCGGTCGAACAGCGCCATGTTCTGGCGGATCTGTTCCTCGTAGATGGCCATGCCCGGGGCGGCCGCCTTGCCGCCGAGCCCCTGGCCCGTGAACTGCTGGCGCATGCGCTCCTGCTGCTTGGAGAAGCTTTCCAGCGACATCTCCAGGTAGCTGGGCAGGAAGGCCTGCATCGAGTTGCCGTAGAAGCCGATCAGCTGGCGGAGGAACTGGATGGGCAGCAGATTCTGGCCGCCGCCGCGGTTTTCCTCTTCGAAGATGATCTGGGTCAGGACCGAGCGGGTGATGTCGTCGTTGGTCTTGGCGTCGTAGACCACGAAGTCGACGCCCTCCTTCACCATGTCCGACAGGTGTTCGAGGGTGACGTAGGAGCTGGACGCAGTGTTGTAGAGCCGGCGGTTGGCGTACTTCTTGATGACGACGCGCTGACCCGAGCCCTTCTCGGCGGAGACCTTGTCGGCGCCGGGGGCGGCTTCGCCTTTGTCGGGGTTCTCGGACATTTCGTTCCCTGGGACAGCGGTGTCGCCCGCCTTTTCGCATCGCACTATCGCTAATGCAAAGCCATGGCGCCAGTCCTCCGAGGATCTGTACGCCAGATGATGACGTGAAAATGTATTCGTGACGAACGCCGTTCGTTTGGGCATGGTGCTGTTGCACTGCAAAAGTGTGGGCGCTGCACCTGCGAAAAGCGCCACGGACCAGTCACGGGAAATCACAGCCAATGACCGACATCGTCATCGTCTCCGCCGCCCGCACGCCGGTGGGCTCCTTCCTCGGCGCGCTGTCCAGCCTGCCGGCTTCGGAGCTGGGCAAGACCGCGATCGCCGCCGCCGTCGAGCGGGCCGGGATCACGCCGGCCGACGTCGACGAGGTGATCCTGGGTCAGGTGCTGCAGGCCGGCGCCGGCCAGGGTCCGGCCCGCCAGGCCTCGGTCAAGGCCGGCATCCCGGTCGAGAGCCCCGCCTGGAGCCTCAACCAGCTGTGCGGCTCGGGCCTGCGCGCGGTGGCCCTGGGCGCCCAGCAGATCCTGTCGGGCGACGCCAAGATCGTCGTGGTCGGCGGCCAGGAGAGCATGAGCCAGGCCCCGCACGCCCAGGCCCTGCGCACCGGCCAGAAGATGGGCGACCTGGGCTTCGTCGACACCATGATCAAGGACGGCCTGTGGGACGCCTTCCACGGCTACCACATGGGCCAGACGGCCGAGAACATCGCCAACCGCTGGCAGATCACCCGCGAGGACCAGGACAAGTTCGCCGTCGCCAGCCAGAACAAGGCCGAGGCCGCCCAGAAGGCCGGCAAGTTCGCCGACGAGATCGTCGGGGTGACCATCAAGGGCCGCAAGGGCGACACCGTCGTCGACCAGGACGAGTACATCCGCCACGGCGTGACGCTGGACAGCATCTCGGGCCTGAAGCCGGCCTTCGCCAAGGACGGCTCGGTGACCGCCGCCAACGCCTCGGGCCTTAATGACGGCGCCGCCGCCCTGGTGCTGACCACGGCCGAGGAAGCCGCCAAGCGCGGCCTCAAGCCCCTGGCCAAGATAGTCTCGTGGGCCAATGCCGGCGTCGAGCCCGAGATCATGGGCACCGGCCCGATCCCGGCCACCAAGAAGGCGCTGGAAAAGGCCGGCTGGAGCGTTTCCGACCTCGACCTGATCGAGAGCAACGAAGCCTTCGCCGCCCAGTCGATCTCGGTGGTGCGCGAGCTGGGCCTCGACCCGGCCAAGGTCAACGTCAACGGCGGCGCCATCGCCATCGGCCACCCGATCGGCGCCTCGGGCGCGCGCATCCTGACCACCCTGGTGCACGAGCTGAAGCGCTCGGGCGGCAAGAAGGGTCTGGCCACGCTGTGCGTCGGCGGCGGCATGGGCGTGGCCCTCTGCGTCGAGGCCGTCTGACCCGGGTCGTCTGGCCTCGGAAGAAGTCTTCGTGACAAACCGCGTCCGGGGCTTGCGCTCCGGACGCGACCACGTGCAACCATGACGTAACGGCAGCGGGAGACTACTGGATGGCTAGAGTTGCGTTCGTGACCGGCGGCACGCGCGGTATCGGTCGGGCGATCTGCGAGCGGCTGGTGGCCGACGGCCTCAAGGTCGCGGCAGGCTATTCCGGCAACGAGGCGGCGGCCGAGGCCTGCGCCAAGGAGCTGGGCGTGATGGTGGTCAAGGGCAATGTCGGCTCGTTCGAGGATTGCCAGGCCGCGGTGGCCAAGGTGACCGCCGAACTGGGGCCGGTCGACGTGCTGGTCAACAACGCCGGCATCACCCGCGACGGCTTCCTGCACAAGATGACCTACGAGCAGTGGTCGGAAGTGATCCGGGTCAACATGGACTCGGCCTTCAACATGACCCGCCCGGTGATCGAGGGCATGCGCGAGCGCGGCTGGGGCCGGATCGTCAACATCAGCTCGATCAACGGCCAGAAGGGCCAGGTCGGCCAGACCAACTACTCGGCCGCCAAGGCCGGCCTGATCGGCTTCACCAAGGCCCTGGCCCTGGAGAACGCCAAGAAGGGCGTCACCGTCAACGTGATCTGCCCGGGCTACATCGACACCGAGATGGTGGCCGCGGTGCCCGAGACGGTGCTGGCCGGCATCATCGGCGGCATCC includes:
- a CDS encoding ArnT family glycosyltransferase, with the protein product MSPTASPAPSQSPSLESRLDDWSRGWRAPVFAALVALIAGLPGLFAMPPLDRDESRFAQATAQMLETGDYVNIKLQDQPRNKKPVGIHWLQAVAVEAVSAPEDRGIWAYRIPSLLGAMLAAAACAWGAAAFFGPRESLLSGAILGATFLLSTEAFIAKTDAALCGFTTLAMAGLARIYAAGLAGEKAGKGPKLAFWIGMAMAALIKGPVGLLVAILAIQALWAWDRRIGWLKQLGWSWGVILFAAIVLPWATMITIATDGAFWGAAVGGDLAPKLAGGHESHSGPFGYYALLSPLLLFPVTLLLPAALVLGWTGRKEPGVRFALCWLIPTWLMFEILPTKLAHYTLPSFGALAMLMAAALRAPLGLISRIVGTALLALAGVAFAAVCIVAWKTYAAPSALPLAILSALLFVAAAVAGGWLILRRQAAKALVTAGVLGILAHGTMAGLLAPRLDSLWLSKRLARALEAADLAPRAGAPGPVAVTGYSEPSMVFQLGTTTELTDAEGAADAVDEGRPAVVEGREDEKFRAALAALGHAPRQAGEIRGLNYSDGDDEVLRLYRGEPRRPAPVAHEAPDAVTEAEPEVQP
- a CDS encoding glycosyltransferase family 2 protein → MTSSNPAAIPDFSVVVPVFDEGGAAPALAREIAAAFAGESYEMIFVDDASRDDTKALLTQLKAEIPQLRVLGHRKNSGQSRSIRSGILAARAPIVVTMDGDGQNDPADAPRLAKALQAGPAELALVGGERVKRQDSNAKRFASKFGNGVRKRLLKDTANDTGCGLKAFRREAFLRLPYFDHIHRYIPALMLREGYEIAFQPVNHRHRETGVSKYTNFGRLKASVSDLFGVMWLQSRARNPQGVDEA
- a CDS encoding sulfite oxidase-like oxidoreductase, with product MDDQPPEDSKLTRSKEAWARSGKFLTGQTSRPESERLPPGQHLTRDWPVLDLGLKPDVTLEDWRLRIDGLVSRPATWSFQALLAQPQSQPVSDIHCVTTWSRYDNHWDGVLTRDLVLAVAPKDEARFVVLHSYDGYTTNLSLDDFAHEGALLAHGWEGAPIAPEHGGPVRLVVPHLYFWKSAKWLRRIEFVAADRPGFWEERGYHNRGDPWAEERYS
- a CDS encoding acetyl-CoA C-acyltransferase gives rise to the protein MTASNLWLAAGLRSPFAKVDGALAAHDAIDLSVPVVKAMLDKGARPDFAVWGTVIPNLTWSNIAREVLLDAGADPTIPAFSTVMACSTSMAGVLEAAGMIDGRGRDLALVGGVEAMSRVQIGLSVRLSDWIRRFQQARDLKQRLAVLSAFKAADARLFVPKVANRTTGLSMGEHTEITAKEWGLARTDQDAIAFSSHQNAVRAWENGFFDDLVIPVGEARRDTIPRKDSTLEKLAKLKPAFDKTSGQGTLTAGNSSPLTDGAASVWVASEAGLARLPERTPRVKILDYEVTAIDLRSEGLLMAPAYGVPRMLARNGLTLSDIGLWEIHEAFAAQVLSHIAAWESKKFLADRAGVTADLGAFPRERMNPTGGSLALGHPFGATGARILSQATKELAARGKGEKAIVSICADGGQGTMMLLEAA
- a CDS encoding DNA-binding protein; protein product: MALFFDHHWYDARLAERGLDRATLAAAAGLSAADLDLVFKDQREIGPAELAVFAEMTGVSRDEAAHRAGVGAHAAPVDPAAERTARLEARVAALEAQVAGLAAAEAARSRSS
- the phaR gene encoding polyhydroxyalkanoate synthesis repressor PhaR gives rise to the protein MSENPDKGEAAPGADKVSAEKGSGQRVVIKKYANRRLYNTASSSYVTLEHLSDMVKEGVDFVVYDAKTNDDITRSVLTQIIFEEENRGGGQNLLPIQFLRQLIGFYGNSMQAFLPSYLEMSLESFSKQQERMRQQFTGQGLGGKAAAPGMAIYEEQIRQNMALFDRAMKMFSPFAYSRPEDAASETPAAPPPPAPAPAAPSEDSLADLKRQLEAMQEQIAKLATKS
- a CDS encoding acetyl-CoA C-acetyltransferase; the encoded protein is MTDIVIVSAARTPVGSFLGALSSLPASELGKTAIAAAVERAGITPADVDEVILGQVLQAGAGQGPARQASVKAGIPVESPAWSLNQLCGSGLRAVALGAQQILSGDAKIVVVGGQESMSQAPHAQALRTGQKMGDLGFVDTMIKDGLWDAFHGYHMGQTAENIANRWQITREDQDKFAVASQNKAEAAQKAGKFADEIVGVTIKGRKGDTVVDQDEYIRHGVTLDSISGLKPAFAKDGSVTAANASGLNDGAAALVLTTAEEAAKRGLKPLAKIVSWANAGVEPEIMGTGPIPATKKALEKAGWSVSDLDLIESNEAFAAQSISVVRELGLDPAKVNVNGGAIAIGHPIGASGARILTTLVHELKRSGGKKGLATLCVGGGMGVALCVEAV
- a CDS encoding beta-ketoacyl-ACP reductase; its protein translation is MARVAFVTGGTRGIGRAICERLVADGLKVAAGYSGNEAAAEACAKELGVMVVKGNVGSFEDCQAAVAKVTAELGPVDVLVNNAGITRDGFLHKMTYEQWSEVIRVNMDSAFNMTRPVIEGMRERGWGRIVNISSINGQKGQVGQTNYSAAKAGLIGFTKALALENAKKGVTVNVICPGYIDTEMVAAVPETVLAGIIGGIPVGRLGKGEEIADMVSFLAGERAGFVTGATLSLNGGQYLA